One Halarcobacter ebronensis genomic window carries:
- the hemN gene encoding oxygen-independent coproporphyrinogen III oxidase, producing the protein MIDFKKFEKYSKPGPRYTSYPTAPEFSEEFTQEDLKEYYKNQSDDRNLSLYIHLPFCRSACYFCGCNVIFTSKEDKKVRYIEYLKKELSLLKNVLNTKRVVTQMHFGGGTPTYFSPEQLKEVISLLKETFPNFSSDAEISCEVDPRYFTKEHMDALKWGGCNRLSFGVQDLNEEVQKTIHRIQPYETTQNVMNIARDAGIHSINIDLIYGLPHQNRKTFHETIEQIIKLNPDRLAVFNYAHVPWLMKTMRKFDESTFAPPTEKLEILKDTIDFFTSNGYKMVGMDHFAKPEDELFKAIEKGELHRNFQGYTTKGGADLIGIGVTSIGNGVDYYAQNYKDLKEYENALDSGKLPTFKGYRLSQDDILRQYVIMELMSNFSLNIKRVEEKFNINFYDYFKEDLEMLNEFIEADLVSIKDDKIEVSATGTMLIRNICMPFDAYLKKVPENKRRFSKTI; encoded by the coding sequence ATGATTGATTTTAAAAAGTTTGAAAAATATTCAAAACCAGGGCCTAGATATACTTCATATCCAACAGCACCTGAGTTTAGTGAAGAGTTTACTCAAGAAGATTTAAAAGAGTATTACAAAAATCAAAGTGATGACAGGAATTTATCTTTATATATTCATCTACCTTTCTGTAGAAGCGCCTGTTATTTTTGTGGATGTAATGTTATCTTTACATCAAAAGAGGATAAAAAAGTTAGATATATTGAGTATCTAAAAAAAGAATTATCACTTTTAAAAAATGTATTAAATACAAAAAGAGTAGTAACTCAAATGCACTTTGGAGGAGGAACTCCAACTTATTTCTCTCCAGAGCAATTAAAAGAGGTAATCTCTTTATTAAAAGAGACCTTCCCTAATTTTAGTAGTGATGCTGAAATCTCTTGTGAAGTAGATCCAAGATATTTTACAAAAGAGCATATGGATGCACTTAAATGGGGTGGATGTAATAGACTTAGCTTTGGTGTACAAGATTTAAATGAAGAGGTTCAGAAAACAATTCATAGAATTCAACCCTATGAGACAACTCAAAATGTAATGAATATAGCAAGAGATGCTGGAATTCACTCAATTAACATTGATTTAATTTATGGTTTGCCTCACCAAAATAGAAAAACATTTCATGAAACAATAGAGCAAATAATAAAGCTAAATCCAGATAGATTAGCTGTATTTAACTATGCGCATGTTCCTTGGCTTATGAAAACAATGAGAAAATTTGATGAATCAACTTTTGCTCCTCCAACAGAAAAATTGGAAATATTAAAAGATACTATTGATTTTTTTACTTCAAATGGTTATAAAATGGTTGGAATGGACCACTTTGCTAAACCTGAAGATGAGCTATTTAAAGCTATAGAAAAAGGTGAACTTCATAGAAACTTCCAAGGATATACTACAAAAGGTGGAGCTGATTTAATAGGTATTGGTGTAACATCTATTGGAAATGGTGTTGACTATTATGCACAAAATTATAAAGATTTAAAAGAGTATGAAAATGCATTAGATAGTGGGAAACTTCCTACTTTTAAAGGGTATAGATTAAGCCAAGATGATATACTAAGACAATATGTTATTATGGAACTTATGAGTAATTTTAGTCTAAACATAAAAAGAGTAGAAGAGAAATTTAATATCAATTTTTATGACTATTTTAAAGAAGATTTAGAGATGTTAAATGAGTTTATTGAAGCAGATTTAGTATCAATTAAAGATGATAAGATTGAAGTATCAGCAACTGGAACAATGTTGATTAGAAATATTTGTATGCCATTTGATGCTTATTTGAAAAAAGTTCCTGAAAATAAAAGAAGATTTAGTAAGACAATATAA